In a genomic window of Mastomys coucha isolate ucsf_1 unplaced genomic scaffold, UCSF_Mcou_1 pScaffold17, whole genome shotgun sequence:
- the Ca3 gene encoding carbonic anhydrase 3, translated as MAKEWGYASHNGPEHWHELYPIAKGDNQSPIELHTKDIKHDPSLQPWSASYDPGSAKSILNNGKTCRVVFDDTYDRSMLRGGPLSGPYRLRQFHLHWGSSDDHGSEHTVDGVKYAAELHLVHWNPKYNTFGEALKQPDGIAVVGIFLKIGREKGEFQILLDALDKIKTKGKEAPFTHFDPSCLFPACRDYWTYHGSFTTPPCEECIVWLLLKEPMTVSSDQMAKLRSLFASAENEPPVPLVGNWRPPQPVKGRVVRASFK; from the exons ATGGCTAAGGAGTGGGGCTACGCCAGCCACAATG GTCCGGAGCACTGGCATGAGCTTTATCCAATTGCCAAAGGGGACAACCAGTCACCCATTGAATTGCATACTAAAGACATCAAGCATGACCCGTCTCTGCAGCCCTGGTCAGCATCTTACGATCCCGGCTCTGCCAAGAGCATCCTGAACAATGGGAAGACCTGCAGAGTTGTGTTTGATGACACTTACGACAGGTCCA TGCTGAGGGGTGGCCCTCTCTCTGGACCCTACCGACTTCGTCAATTCCATCTTCACTGGGGCTCCTCTGATGACCACGGCTCTGAGCACACAGTGGATGGAGTGAAGTATGCTGCTGAG CTTCACCTGGTTCACTGGAATCCAAAGTATAACACCTTCGGAGAGGCTCTGAAGCAGCCCGACGGGATTGCTGTGGTTGGCATTTTTCTGAAG ATAGGACGGGAGAAAGGCGAGTTCCAGATTCTCCTTGATGCCCTGGACAAAATTAAGACTAAG GGCAAGGAGGCTCCTTTTACACACTTCGACCCGTCATGCCTGTTCCCTGCTTGCCGGGACTATTGGACATACCACGGCTCCTTTACCACGCCGCCCTGCGAGGAGTGCATTGTTTGGTTGCTGCTGAAGGAGCCCATGACTGTGAGCTCAGACCAG ATGGCCAAGCTGCGCAGCCTATTTGCCAGCGCAGAGAATGAGCCCCCTGTGCCTCTGGTGGGGAATTGGCGCCCTCCTCAGCCCGTCAAGGGCCGGGTGGTGAGGGCCTCCTTCAAGTAA
- the LOC116094961 gene encoding CASP-like protein 4A2: MGMKSRGNVNRGGSAAPGRAGERAAAAERVGRRSGEQPEGAPPQPRCGGPPRTPRPPPVTSACHLGPPPPPPPSPPLAQVHSVPPLGRPEAPRWREPIKAGRCDPRHTRRDR, encoded by the coding sequence ATGGGGATGAAGAGTAGGGGAAACGTCAACCGGGGAGGCAGCGCCGCGCCCGGGCGAGCCGGAGAGCGCGCAGCTGCTGCGGAGCGGGTCGGACGCAGAAGCGGAGAGCAGCCGGAGGGCGCCCCGCCCCAACCAAGGTGCGGGGGGCCCCCGCGAACACCGAGGCCTCCGCCCGTCACCTCTGCCTGTCACCTCgggccgccaccaccaccaccaccgtctCCTCCCCTTGCTCAGGTCCACTCGGTCCCTCCCCTGGGCCGCCCAGAAGCACCAAGGTGGCGGGAGCCTATAAAAGCCGGACGGTGCGACCCGCGACACACGCGGCGGGACCGCTAG